In Tachysurus fulvidraco isolate hzauxx_2018 chromosome 9, HZAU_PFXX_2.0, whole genome shotgun sequence, the sequence ATTATCGGGAAATGCTGTCAATTTTTCTGATGCTGATGCATATTCTCCCATTTCCATGTTCTTGTGAGAACAGACAACACAATGGTGGCATATATAAACCATCAGGGAGGTCTCAGATCAATCCTCTTACACACGTTGGCACGCATGATATGGTGGGCCAGTGCCAACCTCTTATCTCTGAAAGCGACTCACCAGTGAGTGGTGTAATTTGAGTGCAACTGGCTTGCTCGAAAGTGTTACTAGAACTATAAAAAATGCTAGAGCTTGTCCACTAGATCTTTGTATGAATGTAAACGCAGCATGTTTGAGAGATGGTGCACAGTTAAACAGGAAACTCCCTTATTGATGCTCTTACGGTGGCCCAATTGGAATCACTGGACAAAGCTGCACTTAAAGTGTTATCAGATAAAATATATGAGTGAAATTCAAGCACTTTCTGTGCATTCTGCATGTATGCAATTAATGCAGAGGGATGCGGGGGTTGTGTTGAAACCAAACCCTGCATTCATGCAAAAAGTCATTAATTGTTACTATTCTTCCTCTTTAGCTAAAAGCATTCTATTCCCCACTATTTGCTTTGCCAGATCATCAAAGCTTGAATTTATTATGCCCATTGTGCACTCTGCATATCTACGTTGACAGAATCAAAGGATTCAGAGAAAGTGATCAGCTATTTGTGTCTTGGTCTAGCCTGCATTCAGGAagaccaatcacaaaacagcaATTATCCCAGTAAGGGTCTTACTGCTCTGCCTGGTTTGCATGCGCACTTAACAAAGTGGATGACAACTTTGTGGGCTCTTTTTAAAGGGGTCACAATACAGGATATTTGCAAGGTGGTGAGTTCATCCTCACTGCACACCAAGATTTTTTAAAGTAGATGTTAAAGTGCAGACACTAGCACATGCTGCACTGAGTGTAGGATCTTGAGTTCTCACTCATCCAGCCCTGGATGCTTGTCATGATTTGGTTGAAACAGGCCATATCTTGCAATACCATAGTGGGAAATGTATGCTTGAAAGAGAACTACTGTATAGGTTAATTGCATAACCCCAAATCTCTGATAGCATTAAGTAAGATGTCTCACCAGATGTTTTCAACATCCGAGTTACACATGAAGAAGGAGCATCGTAAATCAGTTTAAAAGTGGTACTGTTACACTCACAAGGGTACatcttttaatttaatatacatCATATTTTGGCACTATAACATATTTGATAACATACGATTTAACGTACATAAAGGATGTTACAACGATCAAGTTAGCAGGAACCGTATAAAGGATCACACAACTGAAAGGCACAAGTTAGTACTCTTttgttgcagtttttttttaaatagtagtatttatttttttagatacaATTGGCATTTACTACATGGGTATTAGACAATAGACACCGACAaaagtgtttgtattatgtACATGTAGTGATGAGCCACTTTCGAAACCTTTGTTAATAAAGCTTTGAAACTCTTACGAATCTTTTGTCCTGAATCATTGATTGGGAGCGTGTATCAAATTGGGCAACTAAACGAGGCTTTGTTACGTCATTACTTTTACAGAATGTGTTACAATACAACAAGTGAGACCACAATGTTTTATTATGAATGGTAATGAAAATGGAGTCAATTTTGTTTGTGCTGATGTATGATCTAGGGGGacatggtagcttagtggttagcacgttcgcctcacacatccagggttgggggtttgattcccgcctccgccttgtatgtgtgtggagtttgcatgttctccctgtaccttgggggtttcctccgggtactccggtttcctcccccggtccaaagacatggtaggttgattgccatctctggaaaaattgtctgtagtgtgtgagtgaatgagagtgtgtgtgccctgcgatgggttggcactccgtccaggcacaggctccccgtgacccgaggtagttcggataagcggtagaaaatgaatgatctaTGATCTTTCAGGATGCATTGTAATCACCTGACGTGAAATTCCGCCAGATTTtactataaaacaaacaaaccaatacCAGATGCAGCACATCACATTAACTCTGGACTgccactttaactctggacttgcacagcacagtatcactttatacactttatacacaccatggacacttacacatttatgtatatttatgtatatgtatatacattatttttcacttatattttcatattttatataggtTTTTTATATAgcttatactttttttatttataatattttttattatgttatttattataaccttttggttatattttttatcccaattgcattccttatgtttgaataccggacagatgcaaaaagcatttcactgaaTGCCGTActctgtattatgtgtatgtgacaaataaaatttgattgatgtGATTTGTTTTCATCCAAGAGCTCTCTTCTCCATCTCACTGAGTCATAACATTACACCTTCactttgcatttgttttatagGCAGATttgacacacacatgtgagagtaATTAAAAATTCAGTAATTGCATGTAaatttcatattatttaatgatttgCAAATTATATTGAAACATTACACTGTTGTGAAGATATTTGAAATTGTTTTGTAAAAGGTGTCAATATGTTTGGGCCTAGATCTCTTTGCCATTACACTATTTTTCCAGTAGGTGTCTCCAGCGTGTGGTGTTTCTAAAGCTTCGAAACTGAATCATTTTGCGATGCAATTGATTCAGTTGATTCGAGGCTTCGAAATGCTTCGTTTCTTCTATCACTATGTATATGAGGAAGTGTTTGAGAGTTAACATCAGGTAATCTATTAATTGGAGGTTCAAAAGTCAACAACTGTGCTGTGGAAGTGGCACTAAAACTGCACAGGACTTTACAGGGCAGGAAGTGTGTGACCTCTTGTGGTCATAGAGAGAACAAGAAGCTTCCTGGACAGGCTATAAACTAGCATTCCACTTGACATCAAATCAGTATTCGTTGtcactaaaatgaaacattttcgAATAAAATTCACCGCTGTATATCAGCATCATATCATACGAGATGAAAAGGTAGTTTACACTCAACTGCCTTAACTGCCAGAGCTAATCGCTGTACCAAGTAGCTCCATATTTACATAAAGTTAAACCTCCACATGTAGGCACCAACGGTTGTCACTCAGAAAAAAATGGGGGGGGCTTATCATAAACTCAATCCACATAACTACAGACAACCTACAGAGGGTTTTTTTCTCCAGCACCCCAGGAATCTCTCAGtaattagtttttatttcttaaatgatgtcatacttttttttttttttttttttaacaatttagttacatttaatgtggtGAAAtagccaaaaacaaacaaaaaggacaAATCCTGTTATCATTtaacattcattctttcattagGCTAAAACTAGAGGACGATCATGTCTTTCTCAACAAAgttacaatttttttcttttttaaacaatggCACATCATGATCATCAAATCTGTTTATCTGTATAAGAATGAGCGCATTAATATTAACCTTTGGATTTGCCTCCAAGACTTAATTAAAGTTAAAGCTGCCATTGTAGACAAAGAAACAAGACCTTCTAACCAGAATTCtgatcagaattgagaatttaaCAGCACTTTGTTAGGACAATTTTCTTCAGTAGCAAACTCCAAGCTAATTTTCTCCAGTAGCAAgcctaatatttttattaaacatcctACAAAAGCATAGTACTACAATGTACAATGCTAAAATTAGTGTTGACCAATACTAGgcagaatattatttattatattatatttattaaatattctaattattctaactattattattattattattattattaactattattattatcatcatcaaaaTCCACTATTATTTTCTTTCACTACACAAATGTTTGCTGTGAAATGCATAAAAGCGTGTATTAAACAATACTGTTTCATCCCCTTGTTAATAATAATCTGGTTTCATTACTGTTGCACCTCAGCCGAAGACATTTTGAATTAGATTTTGGCAATGTTAGTATGTGTTATGTTCTTTCATAAAGAAGTGTATCTTTTGAAGAAGCCATCTTCTAGTTCCTCTTCCTACAGTCCAAACAGTTAATTGGAAAGTCATACTGGTTCTAGTACAATGTCTTTTAAAAGGCACACACTGGCTTCATTGGTAATGACATATGTAACCATcctttaacattaacactggGGTTTCATTTCCTGACAGATGTGAGGTATGCATTCCAGAACAAGGCGATTAGGTTGGCAAACAGCACCCGAaactgtaaaggaaaaaaaaaagtcatcgcTATCTCGTTTGATAACTTTAACAAGACATGGCAAAATTTGTTAGGCAAATCTTGAACTCCCAAGGGTTTCTTTTAGCATAACTGTAGACTTTGGGAGCAGAATGCCAAATCTATCCCGTAGTATCCAACATAAACTTTACTAACCTGTCAATTATAATAGGAGATAGATATTCAGTTACTCCGATCATCTGTTTTTTGGTATCAGACTCACCTGCACAGGCACATAGTTGATGTTGATGAACTGAAATGGTGTCCAGACTTTCCAGTTCATCTTGAGAGCAGGCCAGTATCTTGCTTTCAGCTTATCCTGCAAGTCTGCGTTTGTCTTCCCCTATAGTGAACCAGTGGATTTCACATTTACAACAGCAAGACATGTCTGTAGTCTTGTACAGACATGAGGGTGCCACACAATATAACCATCAATCTCCAATCATACTCAAAAGTCAGTGTTTCATAGATCGGGGCAAAGTATGTCTACCTCCAAAATGTTCATCACTgcaaagaagaggaagagaaaagcgGGGGCAAAGACGAGTCGCTCCAGGAGGAGGCGCTTCAACGTGGAGTATGGAGCCGAGGCTGGAAACAGCAGCTCCAGAAGCTGGTAGAAGAAATGACTCAGTGGACCTGTGATGACAAGTCTGAAAAAAGCATTATATATAGAGACTGAACCAGTTTCTGTGGTTATTtatcaaaaatcaaaagaacatctaaaaacaaattataaaaaattgCCCGACATAAGACTGAACAAGACTGATAGGAAATGGTTGCCTGATCATCATACCCATATACAGCAAAGCGGATGGGTCCATAAATGTCCACTTCTTTCCTAGACTGACCTTCTTTAAGTTTTTTCTTAGATTCTAGAGCTTGCGAAAGCAGGTTTCCCATTGAAGACAGAATGgcactgaaaaacacaacacaggagCATTTTACACACGTCATGTTATCCCTGGATATTtttctggtttggtgcagcaaatCATTGTTGATAAAACATTAAACTAGTTCAAAATAAATCTGTTGATAGTGCTTGTATAAAGTTGCCATGTTGCCTTGTTGGTTTCCTGGTGATAAAGTTAAATAGTgtataaaagcaaacaaatctAATAGCTAACATTAGAAAGATGGAAACAAAGCGGTTCAAACTGATTTGACCAAAGGCCTTAAGCCAGTGAATGTTGTCTAGATTAAAAGGCTATTCTTATTCACTAGgagacagtttaaaaaaaagaaagaaaaagaaatagagatAGCTGACTCAAGTTTATGATTATATTCCACCCCATCCACCTTGAAGGCTTTTCTCttatactgaatatttaatTGGGTTCTTTTAAATCATAACACTTTCATCATGTTTTAGCTATAATCCATGCTGCATAGACTTTATATAATGATGAATCTGGAAAATGACTGCATTTCAGTTTCTCTGCAGCAAACTGATGAACACGAAAAGCATTGAATTAAAATTAGTCATTAAAAACATGAAGTGCGTTCGATCCTTAAAACAGCTtgctaaatgtttttgttttatattaaagagCAATGCAAATGCAGGCTTTCTTTTCAGTACGGAACGTTTTCCACATGACTCTAAAAAACTTCAATAacctgtttaattatttttcagtaaCGAGGTTGCATCTGTTCTCTTCTACATATTACATAGAGATCGATTCAACAAATAAAAGCGCAAACAAAACCAGGAGCgcaaagacctttttttttttaatgtttcagaatTCGAATCAGTTTGTTGATCTGTAGCAATGTTCATGCATTTTAGTGTATGAAAGTATACCTAACAGGGTTTGTATTAGAACTGTTGCTGATttcaataaatcattattaattatttatgattttttttatgatttataaagTGGAGCTATATAAAGCATAACCAGGAAGTCCACTTCTTCTAATGATGTTACAGTAGTGAAGCTGTATACTTCTGTATTAAGGGacagtattatattatttgtagTTGACTCATCACATGTTTAATCCAAGCTTCTTtgaatagttttattttacatactgtgtgaatggagaGGTTTTATATCTAAAGCACCCCAAACTCTTAAAGTTAGATAATATACATGCCAACTGACCTTGTAACAGATTTGGTGATGATCGGATATTTCTTTAACAAGTGTAAATACTGCTGTAGTAACCTGGTTAGTAAAGCCGGGTCTCGGATCGGTACACTTTGTGTAGGCATTGTAGttattgttttataactttGAGTGTGGCACAATGTGATCTGACGCTCAGCTAATGAAGGCTACATGTGAGCACGATACAGAAGCAGGGTTGCCAAGTCTGTGCACCAAAACACATCTGCCAGTCTTTAAATCTAGCTAAAAAAATTGAAactaaacaattaaaaacttGACAAACGACGCCATGAATGTTGTTGTACTGCGCATCCGTCCAGTCGAATGCTTAATCATGAAATAGCTTTTGTATGTCAGTACattatatttaatcttttatatttgtttaaaactgTCCTTTAtaggtcatttttaaaattaaaaaaaaaacattagaaaaaCGACTTGGTATTGGCGTGAAGAGTTACTGTTATCACAGTAAAACTGATTGAGATTGTTTAATATTAACACAACAGTCCATCACATTCAATTAGGTTTTTACAATGctcatattaaaataatatattacttTAGCTTAAAGTAGAGATCATTAATCATTTCCAcagtataattatattaaagatAACCGCGTTCAAGCGGTGAATTcaatagaaaaaaattatttcaagtTAATATAATTAATCTAACGCCAAATAAAACCTTCAATCGATATCTTACTAAACGTAGAGATAAACAGCGGAGCTGGCAACACTGGGAAAAGGACGACTCGTTGTGGGTGTGGCTAGCAAGCGGTTCCTGGTTATTAcctgcgttctgattggtctATTTCATGTAGTGGCAGACTtgtgaatagatagatagatagatagatagatagatagatagatagatagatagatagatagatagatagatagatagatagatagatagatagatagatagatagatagatagatagataaagaaagaaagaaagattgaaagagattttgtaaaataatgctattctttttttaagcacattaaaaacctttataatacatattttttttaaatatgtaattaatttattaatttatttttaaatattcagtgtTACTTTGCGTTCAAGTCCTCCTGGGAAATTCGTATTTACGAGTTGGGAAGTCGTGTGACGTTGACGCCAGGTGTGTGCCATTCACTTGTGGGTTGAAATAAGATGGAGGTTTAACTTCTCTAAATTAACCCTAAAAACACAGTAAGGTATTTAAACCTTCCTTTTGGACAATGAAAAACCAAGAAAGTTttttagttgtgtttttttatgattttaatcaatttatgAATACGCTGTAAACTATAATTTATCAAACAATTTCTCTCTAATATATTTATGTGCTTCAATGTTACTCAAATAATCAAATACAGTAAACTAAATAAACCAAATCCAATATCTGAAAATAACTGAAATTAACTTTGTAACATATTTCCTGTGAACTACCAACTACCGACTTCAGGTCCATTGATTCCACCACGTTTTGTCagattgtttatatatatatatatatatatatatatatatatatatatatatatatatatatatatatatatagggctctcaagttttgaagacaggcatcTCCACACACCCTTATTATATATATGACACAAGGCTGCCAACTTTCTGCCAACTTTTGagattttgggggcggggctttggtTATGGGGAGGGGCGTGGCTTGGTGTGGAAAAATTTTTACATTAGCAGAAGTGCAAtaagtatatattgattgtcaaagtatttggtattTGTACAaaatttcttgggagattttcattacatttaattttcacaaacattttacagaaataggattaacatgtgattaacatgttcacagattaacatgtgcttattgtaagtgctggtggctgattttgcagccttaatcatTGATTTGGATGCAGCTCCCACTCGATCCCTAACACTTTAGATAACATCCTATAACAGAAAATTCTAATTtatccatactgacaccacaaaggtcaaatatctggacatgattgatgagttgtgattgatataaataaaatcattttaatatgggatgtcgttgacttgacattctgttcttagaaaacaataattaacattaactactaggcatgtctagatatttgtcatctggaaatgcttatgtactgttttttatgataaagttatgtaaaataactgctcagtgctgcaaaacaaacaactctgctaatgctaacttaacccttgtgcagacctggggtctatttgactcatctggaaagtttaatgtgtcataacttgggtttccttccacatatttgcctgaaatttaccaggattgttccaaattatgatcttcgcaagtaaaattaattttgtctattttcgttgaactatgtgttcgtaaaataaatactttcc encodes:
- the pxmp2 gene encoding peroxisomal membrane protein 2 → MPTQSVPIRDPALLTRLLQQYLHLLKKYPIITKSVTSAILSSMGNLLSQALESKKKLKEGQSRKEVDIYGPIRFAVYGLVITGPLSHFFYQLLELLFPASAPYSTLKRLLLERLVFAPAFLFLFFAVMNILEGKTNADLQDKLKARYWPALKMNWKVWTPFQFININYVPVQFRVLFANLIALFWNAYLTSVRK